Proteins encoded within one genomic window of Oryza brachyantha chromosome 7, ObraRS2, whole genome shotgun sequence:
- the LOC102721749 gene encoding cyclin-D6-1-like isoform X2 codes for MDVAGEEVVNDEYGYEFDLENPFTSPADEPIASLLDAEGHHSPSVSAASSAARREAAAFISEVRYDGELNVQPRVAYLALNYVDRFLSKRQLAGDGHNPWAPRLLAISCLSLAAKMQRAAAISVADIQRGDPMFGEATIRRMERMVLDALEWRARSVTPLAFLGFFLSSCFPQPRHQPLVDAIKARAVDLLLRVQPEVKMAEFSPSVAAAAALLTAAGEVAGAHLPAFQAGVAACHFEKLRECGEVMAAACGVGPGWTAAAAAGSADTPVTVLGHHRSASSESERTTTVGSAVNSTDAKKRCMGPPRQWG; via the exons atGGACGtggcgggggaggaggtggtgaaTGATGAATACGGGTACGAGTTCGACCTCGAGAACCCCTTCACCAGCCCCGCCGACGAGCCGATCGCCAGCCTCCTCGACGCCGAGGGCCACCACTCGCCGTCCGtctcggccgcctcctccgccgcccgccgcgagGCCGCCGCCTTCATCTCCGAG GTGCGGTACGACGGCGAGCTGAACGTGCAGCCCCGGGTGGCCTACCTCGCGCTCAACTACGTAGACCGCTTCCTCTCCAAGCGCCAATTGGCC GGCGACGGGCACAATCCATGGGCGCCGCGGCTGCTCGCCATCAGCTgtctctccctcgccgccaagatgcagcgcgccgccgccatctccgtcgCGGACATCCAG CGGGGCGATCCCATGTTCGGCGAGGCGACCATCCGGCGCATGGAGCGGATGGTGCTCGACGCGCTGGAGTGGCGGGCGCGCTCCGTTACGCCGCTCGCCTTCCTcggcttcttcctctcctcgtGCTTCCCGCAGCCCCGGCACCAACCGCTGGTCGACGCCATCAAGGCGCGGGCcgtcgacctcctcctccgcgtccaGCCAG AAGTGAAGATGGCGGAGTTCTCCCCctccgtggcggcggccgcggctctgctcaccgccgccggagaggTCGCCGGCGCCCACCTCCCCGCCTTCCaagccggcgtcgccgctTGCCACTTT GAGAAGTTGCGAGAGTGCGGCGaggtgatggcggcggcgtgcggcgtCGGGCCcggctggacggcggccgcggcggcgggcagcgcCGATACGCCGGTGACGGTGCTCGGCCACCACCGGAGCGCCAGTTCCGAGAGCGAGCGCACCACCACCGTCGGATCAGCGGTCAACAGCACCGATGCGAAGAAGCGCTGCATGGGCCCACCTCGGCAGTGGGGGTAG
- the LOC102721749 gene encoding cyclin-D6-1-like isoform X1, with protein MDVAGEEVVNDEYGYEFDLENPFTSPADEPIASLLDAEGHHSPSVSAASSAARREAAAFISEVRYDGELNVQPRVAYLALNYVDRFLSKRQLAGDGHNPWAPRLLAISCLSLAAKMQRAAAISVADIQRGDPMFGEATIRRMERMVLDALEWRARSVTPLAFLGFFLSSCFPQPRHQPLVDAIKARAVDLLLRVQPEVKMAEFSPSVAAAAALLTAAGEVAGAHLPAFQAGVAACHFVNSEKLRECGEVMAAACGVGPGWTAAAAAGSADTPVTVLGHHRSASSESERTTTVGSAVNSTDAKKRCMGPPRQWG; from the exons atGGACGtggcgggggaggaggtggtgaaTGATGAATACGGGTACGAGTTCGACCTCGAGAACCCCTTCACCAGCCCCGCCGACGAGCCGATCGCCAGCCTCCTCGACGCCGAGGGCCACCACTCGCCGTCCGtctcggccgcctcctccgccgcccgccgcgagGCCGCCGCCTTCATCTCCGAG GTGCGGTACGACGGCGAGCTGAACGTGCAGCCCCGGGTGGCCTACCTCGCGCTCAACTACGTAGACCGCTTCCTCTCCAAGCGCCAATTGGCC GGCGACGGGCACAATCCATGGGCGCCGCGGCTGCTCGCCATCAGCTgtctctccctcgccgccaagatgcagcgcgccgccgccatctccgtcgCGGACATCCAG CGGGGCGATCCCATGTTCGGCGAGGCGACCATCCGGCGCATGGAGCGGATGGTGCTCGACGCGCTGGAGTGGCGGGCGCGCTCCGTTACGCCGCTCGCCTTCCTcggcttcttcctctcctcgtGCTTCCCGCAGCCCCGGCACCAACCGCTGGTCGACGCCATCAAGGCGCGGGCcgtcgacctcctcctccgcgtccaGCCAG AAGTGAAGATGGCGGAGTTCTCCCCctccgtggcggcggccgcggctctgctcaccgccgccggagaggTCGCCGGCGCCCACCTCCCCGCCTTCCaagccggcgtcgccgctTGCCACTTTGTAAATAGC GAGAAGTTGCGAGAGTGCGGCGaggtgatggcggcggcgtgcggcgtCGGGCCcggctggacggcggccgcggcggcgggcagcgcCGATACGCCGGTGACGGTGCTCGGCCACCACCGGAGCGCCAGTTCCGAGAGCGAGCGCACCACCACCGTCGGATCAGCGGTCAACAGCACCGATGCGAAGAAGCGCTGCATGGGCCCACCTCGGCAGTGGGGGTAG